From one Brachypodium distachyon strain Bd21 chromosome 4, Brachypodium_distachyon_v3.0, whole genome shotgun sequence genomic stretch:
- the LOC106866738 gene encoding uncharacterized protein LOC106866738 translates to MYHLARSLKSLRCGGYTKSCHIVSNGIHTLVSNAKVKLLASGIPKDSSSAVFRTCRGFFTSRERAPVIRQAQWRLRDRAIETGLSERRIGAPTHPSTHEAITTQG, encoded by the exons ATGTACCACCTCGCTCGTTCCCTCAAG TCTCTCCGCTGTGGTGGATACACAAAATCGTGCCACATTGTTAGCAACGGGATTCATACTCTTGTAAGTAATGCCAAAGTGAAATTGCTGGCTTCCGGCATCCCCAAGGACTCAAGCTCCGCTGTTTTCAGAACTTGTAGAGGTTTCTTCACCAGTCGTGAGCGAGCTCCTGTCATCCGCCAA GCGCAATGGCGATTACGAGATAGAGCAATCGAGACTGGTCTGTCTGAAAGAAGAATTGGAGCGCCAACGCATCCTTCAACCCACGAAGCTATCACTACTCAGGGCTGA